From the genome of Papaver somniferum cultivar HN1 unplaced genomic scaffold, ASM357369v1 unplaced-scaffold_21, whole genome shotgun sequence:
cttcttcaaaattcaaagcaTCTGAAGTCGATATAGTCAAAGTTGTCTGGACTCCACCTGAATATGGTGATGCAATTGCTTGTGTTTCTGGAGATGGTTCTGTTTCTCTCTGGGAAGAAGTTTCAGAAGAAGGTAATGGCAAATCAAAATTCTGTAAACCCTAAATCAGTGAATCGGGTTGGACTCGCTGAATTGACTTGTTCTttttgtttggttttggttttgttttgtagATGGACAAATTATTAAGTGGAAGCTATGCAAATTGTTTGAGAGGAGTCATGAGATTCAGGTTCTTGATATTCAGTTTGGGATGTCTCCGAGAAGTTTGAAATTGGTGAGTGTTGTGTGTGTATGATTTTTGTTACAATTTTGTTGATGTAAATTTGAAATGATGTGGTGTGGTTAACTGTTGTTTGTGTGGTAATTTTTTTTGTAGGTTATGGGGTATTCGGATGGACAGGTGAAGGTTTATGAGCTTAATGACCCATTGGAATTGCAAAAATGGCAACTTCAGGTATGTTGTTTGAGCAACCAAGCTAAGCTATTTTGCTTGTTGTATTCTAGGGCTTATGAACCACCGCTAACTCGAGCTAAGTGACTTAGGAAAGCCGCTACTGCTATTACTGAAATGGGGGATATTTTCTTGTGTATAATTTGATTAAGTTTGTCATATCCATCTTAGATGGATGTTTTGTGAAAATTGCAGTTGTTGTTGACTATGGCTTGTTAGTCACATATTTGTTATCTGTTTGGGCATTGGCTGTGATTTTGACTGCTTATATATTGACTATGGTTCAATTTTTTACCAGGCTGAGTTTCAGAATGTGGTTGATTCAGCGTCTGCATTTGAGAAACCTTCGTGTTTATCTGCATCAATCTCGTGGAATCAGCAGAGAGGTGAAGGGAATCCGTTGACATTTGCTCTGGGTTTTAATTCTGATTTACCTCAATTCAACTCTTCCAAGGTAATCTTTAAGCTCTATCATGTAGACATGTACATCTACAAAGATCTTGACGCAATGCTAGTCTAAATAAAGAAATCCTAAACTAAGTACGAAAACAGCAAGAACATTGGTAATTACAAAACATTCCTAAAAGAGCATAACATGCCCCTGCATCAGATCCTTTACTCGTGCTGTCATTTACTTCAGTGTCAATGGTTTACAATCTGCTGGTTAACATAAATTAGATGATTGCATTATTGAAACTACAATCTGTAAGTTTACCAACACAGGATAGTTTTGGTCCAGAGAAATTACTTGTGTCTGGCTTAGTAAATGGAAGTTAGCGATCCACGTATCAGAACCATGACTTAGAGAGTTTAGTTGCCCCGGATTAAGGACTTAGTTGTTAGGACTTTGACCCCTAGGATCTATTAATAAGTTAGTATTTGGATTACTACTAGCAATATTCGTAGTATTACTATATTTGTACTTGTTTCTGCTTTTGGTTTTGCTAACTTGGATATGGGTTTCATTCTAGCATACCCCAACCTGTTTGGGACGAAAGGCTTGGTTGTTGTTGTATTATAAGATAAGAATTTCTAAGAATAACGACACAAGATTGAAGTATACAGGTTTGGGAATTTGATGAGGCTCATCAGCGGTGGCTACCGGTTGCAGAGTTGGCTCTGGCGGGAGACAAGGGTGATCAAATTTATTCTGTTGCTTGGGCACCCAATATCGGCAGGTAAGCATCTCGTACTAGGACTCATTGTGTCTGTTTCAGATCATTTGCACACAAGGCAATGATGATCATGAATTAGGGGTATGTTTTTCGGCAGGCATTGCATCATGTCAAACAACACACATGATAAACAAGTGTATACCATTGGCACGAGATATCACCAAACATTTGGAAGTAAAAAATAACTGTGCTTAAAAAATAACACGAGTGACCCCAAAAATCTGATCAAACATGCATTTTAGGAACAGCTAAGCATATGTTTTACTCATCCTCTCCTTTTGTTTGTTATTCATACACGTGTTTATCTGAAGCCAACAGAACGATCAATTTTGACCATATCATGAACTGTTTTACAGGCCATATGAGGTAGTAGCTGTTGCAACTCACAAGGGAATCACAATGTGGCATCTAGGTCTGAACCCTGAGAGTGATGGAAGGCTTTCTGTTAAGAAGGTTGCTTTGCTCTCGGGTCATGAAGGCGAGGTATGATCATAAATTATAACCTTCATTATTTTCTCAAATTAGGGgaattacctaatttgatgggcaCTATTTTCGAGATCCCATTGCGTTCTGTACCTCTTTTGAATCATTGCCATTGGCAACACACATAAGTTAAACATGCCAAGCCCTTCAGCTATTTGTTCTGCCTTAATCTATGCAACCCCATGGTTTAATATGGTCATGCTGAGATGGTTTTTTTTCCTGAGCTTCTAGTCATGCTGGAATGGTTTCTTCTTGAGCTTCCTTTAACAAGCATGGAGACAGACAGTAATTCCATTATATATGCTGTTGCAGGTATGGCAAATAGAGTGGGATATGAGTGGAATGACACTGGCAACAACTGGAAGTGATGGTGTTGTAAGATTATGGCAGTCTAACTTGAATGGGGTGTGGCACGAACAAGCTGCTCTTGAAACTTGATACTCCATCTCCTTTTGGGTCCATCACCTTATCTGATTCACACCCTCAATTGCTACTCACAGTTTGACCCGGCAAAATTGTATTTGTATGCTGTTGACCTGTAAAAGTACCCCTGATTTTACCCTCCAAAGTTCAAAAACATGTTTTGACACCAAAAATGATCATATGTAAAATCCCAAGAGTTTAAACTTAGAGAAGTGAGATATGTTGATTTTACTGGAGCGCGCCTCGAACTTTGCAGAGTTGTTGTTGTCTTTCTGGATGCAATTTGTATATGATTTTAGCTTTAACTTCTAAGCGTTTCCTCTTATTACAAGCAATCTCTAATAAGCTAATCTTATGGTGGTCTACATGAGGTACCTCTGGGGAcctttgttaaagctacaaacatGTCAGGACATGTATTCATATGAAAACACCTTATCCATTTCCATATGTGGTGAGATCTTTACAACCAACCAAAATTTCAAAATCCACACAAACAGAAGATGTTTCTTTTAGGTTTTCACTAACAATGACCAACTTCTGCTTGCAACCTCTCTGTAAAGCTTCAAACTCAATCATCTTTTCCAGTTTTCTTGGCTTCCCACAAAATCATATCCATAAATACCCACTTACTAAAACCAGAGAATCAAAATGTTGTAGAGGAAGAAGATATGTCAGAGATAGAAAAAAGAGTGTAATTTGTGGGTTTCTTCTACCAGTTGATCCATGGGCACCAACCAATATTGATGCTTCAAGTATAGCTTCACAACTCTTTGCTGCTTCACTTTTTCCTTACTTGGGTTTCTTATACTTCATTACCAAATCAAAAACTGCTCCAAAACTCACTCTCTTTGGATTCTATTTCTTACTTGTTTTTGTTGGTGCCACCAGTAAGTATCTTCCACCATTCATCTCTTTTAATGATTGTAAAAAACTTCTGTTAGGACCTTGTTTTGATTTCAGGATTTGGTATTCAAATGGGCTGATCTGATGCGAAAGTAGAGCTTCCCTCTTGTTTGCGGTTGTTAGGACcttgttttgattttttgttgtCTCTAACATCTTGCTTtacccttcttttcttttggttgCATGGCTGGTATATCCAGCAACTTGTAATcactcttattcttttattctaatATACTACTATAGTtttgccgatcaaaaaaaaaaaaaaaaaacttttgttaaCTCTACTAATTCGTTTCTTTCTTGTCATTTTTCTGGATTGTCTTCGGAAAGTTCCTGCTGGAATTTATGGTAAGTTCTATGCCTTCTAATTAATGGCATGTTTTCTATATTCAAAAGTTTTGATTAATTTCCGTAATGTTTAATCTTATTGCATTTCTGGTTTGTTGCAGCAAAGGTGAACTATGGCACTAATTTAGCAAATGTAGATTGGCTTCATGGTGGAGCTGAAGCATTCCTTACTCTTACCAACCTATTCATTGTGCTGGGATTAAGGGGAGCCCTTAGGAAACCTAAAGATGATATTGAAAGTTAATGATGAATGGGTTTTGATTGTTCAAGATGATACGGAATCTTGGTGATGGAACTTAACTGAGTATGTATGACTTTAAACAATTGCCAATGTTTTCTAGACACTCATTTAGTCAATTTCTCTGTATCTTTTTCCTCATTTCTTTTTGTTTGCTTGGAAAAGATTGTGTTGGTAGTATCACTGTGGATACTGCCCATGATCATgtatgaaaccaaattcaatctcGTGAAAATATATAGCAGGGTACACATTGACATTGTTATAAATCCTGTCTAGTTTCATTTTCATGGCAAAATTTACGTTCGTAGATCATAATGAACTAAAGAAATACAGCATCAAAATGTGTTACAATTAATCTATCAATCTTACTTCTAACTCTCAGTAGTTTCCATCTCACAAGCTTCCGAGCATCAGCCTTCAAGGATACAAATTTCTTACATAGCGTCAAAAAAACTCGGAGTATCAAATAGGTAACTGAAACCAGACTGGATAGGGATATCTGAATCTAAATCTTGAAATGAGGGACACGCATCTAAAGCTGCAGCTGAAATGAGCTCATTAACATCATATTCTGAAGTTTGTAGAGTATACTGATCCGAAACTTCAGAAGACATGAGTGGAGGCGACAAAAGACTACCACCGAAGTGGTTATCAGGTGtcaatgaagagaaaatggtgttgttgttttctttctctaAACAAGAGGcaggttttgaagtaaaatgaaGTGAGAATGAAGCTAGTACTC
Proteins encoded in this window:
- the LOC113340070 gene encoding protein SEH1-like, whose product is MDKSLINLDKGTICSSWNHIGQRLATGSLDGTITIYDSPEPDSSSTFTSSSKFKASEVDIVKVVWTPPEYGDAIACVSGDGSVSLWEEVSEEDGQIIKWKLCKLFERSHEIQVLDIQFGMSPRSLKLVMGYSDGQVKVYELNDPLELQKWQLQAEFQNVVDSASAFEKPSCLSASISWNQQRGEGNPLTFALGFNSDLPQFNSSKVWEFDEAHQRWLPVAELALAGDKGDQIYSVAWAPNIGRPYEVVAVATHKGITMWHLGLNPESDGRLSVKKVALLSGHEGEVWQIEWDMSGMTLATTGSDGVVRLWQSNLNGVWHEQAALET
- the LOC113340071 gene encoding uncharacterized protein LOC113340071 gives rise to the protein MTNFCLQPLCKASNSIIFSSFLGFPQNHIHKYPLTKTRESKCCRGRRYVRDRKKSVICGFLLPVDPWAPTNIDASSIASQLFAASLFPYLGFLYFITKSKTAPKLTLFGFYFLLVFVGATIPAGIYAKVNYGTNLANVDWLHGGAEAFLTLTNLFIVLGLRGALRKPKDDIES